CAACCAAAGCTGCAGCTTGAGAAGAGCCCATTCACATACAAGGTCTCTAAGACCATATTTAGGCAGGGCATAACCACCTTACCAGCAGCAGTTGCTATTGGGAGGCGTTTATCATGCTTTCACATACCTTACCAGTATCAGTAGTTTTGCCCTCAAATACCTCTATAACTATGAAGCCTGCCAAACCAGCCCTCTTTACAGCTTGCTCTGCTTTAACAATTATGTGATCTGCAGGGGCATAGATGAAATCCGTGTCACACCACCACGCCGATTCCAGAAACTTTGTCGTGTCTTCCTTATACTTCATATAGTTACCCTGTGCTACAACTTGGTTAAAGTTGAAGGTTCCCTCTCCCCAGATGTCAAAGCATTGCTCGTACTTTTCGTTGCATATGTTATATGCCCTGAACTCAAACGTATAGATAGGATCTGTAATTTTTCTCTCCAGTTCTCTTATCAAGATCGTAGTTAGAGATGACAAACTCTGCGTATATGTAAGATATTGGCATTGCCATCATGCATATCAATATTAGACCTGTAGAGTAAAGAAATAGCACAACCAATTCATATGTTCCAAATAATTTAAAGGTGGTGAATGCAATGCGCTACTGCTAGAGAAATGGAAGAGGTTGGTTACTGACCATATCTCTACTTTCTGTAGAATTCTTAGTTTCATTCCAATGAAATCGTAGTTACATTTAAACTAGATTTGCATGTTAACATTACTTCATGTATAGAGGATACCTGTTTGCTGCTCTCCTAGCATTTATGATCCTGTTCTCTTCAAGCGTGCCTGTTTATGCTTCACATATGATGATCAAGGAAGCAAGTGCTGATGAGAAGAGATTGTTTGAGAAGGTACTTGCAAGGCTTGAGCATCATTCCAGCATAATGCAGGTACAGATAGACGATGTGAAAAAGACTCTCGCCGAACCTATAAAGATCTTCTTTTCCTGTCGCAGCTTCAAGGAAAAGCAGGTAGAATCGGTTTCCATTAGTGTAAGGACACATCTTGCAAGCTTCGATCAAACAGTGGCAGAGAAGCACGCATCGGGTGTTTTGAGCGGTGTGTACATGTGGGATTGTGCAGCGGTGAAGGACAGGTATACATTAACAATAGAATGTGTTAACAAGCTGATGCTGAACCCTGCTTTCCTGATCAAGGAAGAGACAGAAACAGATGAAAGTAAGATTATTGCCATGGTAGAGAACGAGGTGGTATTATATCATGAATTTCTACATGGAGAGCTGATGATAAATGCAATGAACGATGCGAGTGACAGTATGGGCTGGAGGAAAGATGCGTGCACTTTCTTTGGAAGTAATGACAACAAGATCGACTATGCTCCTTCCGATGGAGAACATAAGGTGATATCTGCCATAGAGCTTGATTACCTAGCCAGACGTGTAAACGAGGAGGGTGGTAAGATGATTATTAAAAGCATAGAGATGGAAGACGTGGGTGGTAGAGAATTTACGCAACTTATTGCCACCTTTGACGAGTTAGGGCCAATTGCTAAGAGAGCGTTCTTTGTCTTCGCGAGGGGTATCAACCTCGTGTCAGCTGAGGTGCTGGTATCGATGGAAAGAGGGACTGTGTCAATTAAAGGCTTACTTGACGATCCCAGTAAGAATGGCATTGTTAGAGTGTTTGTGATACCAAAGACAAATGCACCGTATGTTACGCTCTATCTTACCGTTGATGATATTGTGAAGGCAAGCGGATCTACATTTGTGTTTACTGTCAATGTGCAGAACCTTCAGCGCAACGACGTATCAGGTGTGCTAAGATTAGGAATTAACGGATTCGTAGTTGCTACCAAGGAAGTGAGTTTGCCAGCCAATGGAATGGAAAATGTCAGGTTCGTGTGGGAGAGCATTGCTATCAACGCATCTAAGCATGTTGCCACAATAGATGGTTTTAACACTGCAAGCAACGAAGTTACATTTTACACATTTAACAGGTTTCAGAGCATCACGGTGCATGGTAATGGTGTAGTAACGGAACAAACTATCATCGATGCAGAAACAGGTAATAGGATCTTGGTTGCAAAACCTAGCAGGATATCTGGCACAGCAATAGTAAATGGTGACATGGAACTTAGATTGATAGCACCAGATGGAACTGCTGTTATTGGAAAGGACGCTCTCATCAAGGCGCCCAGATTTACGGTAGATACTATTAATATTGCAGGTACAAGGTTAATTTTAAAGTATACTGAATTGAATGATAGGATCCTGTTCTTTGCTGTAAAGCCGGCGAACAGTGATGTGGCCCTCCCGTCTGGAACGTGGAGTGTAAGAGCTGTTGATGCTGACGGTAATGATGCAGATACTAGAATCAAGTACTATGTTAATTATGTAGGTAACATGTAGTAAACTCAGTGACATGTCAAGATATTATCTTGAGATGCAATACCATATGATTGCATTAACTATGGTTTACATTCCTTGATCGATAACACTTGTATACATTGTAAACCTGCGCGATATATAACAAAAAGTAATTTAATGAACTGTGTGCTAAATGGCCCTCAGATGTCCTAAATGCGGTAGGGATATGTTGTACGAAGGTTTCTCTACTAAACTGGGAAGGATATTTGGATGGGCATGCATCAGGTGTGACATCTTTCTCTCCGATTCAGAAATGAAGAAACTTCTCTGCAGCCGTTAACCAGCAAGTAAGTACACATTACAAGAAACAGCTGCAATAGGTAAATAGCATATTATCTAATCCAGGGTTCTACAAACAGTGTTGCATATAAGACAAATCACATCGACTGTACTCGTGCCTGGCCTTCTTTTTTGCACATGCCTATCCATGTTATGGCCACACTTGCATACAGGCAGACCCATCATTTTGTCATCACTATATTTATCATGATCATTAATTGTACAGCTTACAGGTACGTTTTATGAACATAGCACCAATTCCAGCTCTTATTTGACAAGGCGATCATTACTGGATGCCCTGTTTCCTTGAAGTGCATTGTAGCATGCATCCCTTCAGAAGAGTCGCAGCATCCAACATGGCCGCATGTTAAGCATAGAGGCAACGCAACCGTGTCGGTTCCTTCCCTCTCGCATTCCTCACAACCCTGCGTTCTTGCTATAATGTCT
The window above is part of the Nitrososphaerales archaeon genome. Proteins encoded here:
- a CDS encoding UBP-type zinc finger domain-containing protein → MTWCEHVSNVNEDIIARTQGCEECEREGTDTVALPLCLTCGHVGCCDSSEGMHATMHFKETGHPVMIALSNKSWNWCYVHKTYL